A single region of the Anomaloglossus baeobatrachus isolate aAnoBae1 chromosome 2, aAnoBae1.hap1, whole genome shotgun sequence genome encodes:
- the SLC16A1 gene encoding monocarboxylate transporter 1, which translates to MPPAVGGPMGYTPPEGGWGWAVVVGAFVSIGFSYAFPKSITVFFKDIEVIFGATSSQVSWISSIMLAVMYAGGPISSVLVNKYGSRPIMIGGGLLSGIGLIGASFCHTVSQLYFCIGVIGGFGLAFNLNPALTMIGKYFFKKRPIANGLAMAGSPVFLSTLAPMNQYFYSIFGWRGSFLILGGLLLNCCVAGSLMRPIGPKPEDLKKKVTKEVLEEAGKASKDDGDVNKDLIDGKAKTKPTFFQTINKFLDFSLFTHRGFLIYLSGHTIMFFGLFAPLVFLSNYAKSKNISNEKAAFLLSILAFVDMVARPSMGLVANTKWIRPKIQYFFAVAVLLNGVCHLLAPISTTYAGFAIYAAFFGFAFGWLSSVLFETLMDLVGAQRFSSAVGLTTIVECCPVLLGPPLLGRLHDVYGDYKYTYQACGIVLIIASIYLFIGMTIHYRLIAKEQKAEEKKKSQETNGGEAEHKVNNELSVLPQNSDDVVKEEESNI; encoded by the exons ATGCCACCTGCAGTTGGAGGACCTATGGGTTACACCCCACCAGAGGGCGGCTGGGGCTGGGCTGTAGTTGTTGGAGCCTTTGTGTCCATCGGTTTCTCCTATGCCTTCCCAAAATCTATTACAGTTTTTTTTAAAGACATAGAAGTAATATTTGGAGCAACGAGTAGTCAGGTCTCATGGATTTCTTCAATTATGCTGGCTGTGATGTATGCTGGAG GTCCTATAAGCAGTGTTTTGGTGAACAAATATGGAAGCCGACCTATCATGATTGGTGGTGGCCTTCTTTCAGGCATTGGATTAATTGGAGCCTCATTTTGCCATACTGTGAGCCAGTTATACTTTTGCATTGGTGTTATTggcg GATTTGGTCTGGCCTTTAACTTGAATCCAGCTCTAACAATGATCGGTAAATATTTCTTTAAAAAAAGACCAATCGCTAACGGACTTGCCATGGCCGGAAGCCCAGTATTTTTGTCAACATTGGCTCCAATGAATCAGTACTTTTATAGCATCTTTGGATGGAGAGGAAGCTTCTTGATCCTGGGTGGTCTTCTGCTGAATTGTTGTGTTGCAGGTTCCTTAATGCGTCCTATTGGGCCAAAACCTGAGGACTTGAAAAAGAAAGTGACCAAGGAGGTTTTGGAAGAAGCAGGAAAAGCCTCAAAAGATGATGGGGATGTTAATAAAGATCTGATTGATGGCAAGGCAAAAACCAAGCCAACCTTTTTTCAGACTATCAACAAATTTCTGGACTTCTCTCTTTTTACTCATCGGGGATTTCTGATTTATCTTTCTGGGCACACAATCATGTTCTTTGGACTTTTTGCACCATTAGTCTTCCTCAGCAATTATGCAAAAAGCAAAAATATTTCAAATGAGAAAGCTGCCTTCTTGCTTTCTATTCTCGCTTTTGTAGATATGGTAGCAAGACCATCCATGGGCTTGGTAGCCAATACCAAGTGGATCAGACCAAAAATTCAGTATTTCTTTGCCGTTGCAGTCCTTCTCAATGGGGTGTGCCACCTTTTGGCTCCCATTTCAACAACGTATGCCGGTTTTGCCATTTACGCTGCCTTTTTTGGATTTGCATTTGGTTGGCTAAGCTCTGTCCTCTTTGAAACTTTGATGGACTTGGTTGGCGCACAGAGATTTTCTAGCGCTGTTGGATTGACGACCATTGTGGAATGCTGCCCTGTCCTTCTTGGACCACCCCTTTTAG GTAGACTGCATGATGTGTATGGAGACTACAAGTACACTTATCAAGCTTGCGGGATAGTGCTGATCATTGCTTCCATCTACCTCTTTATTGGAATGACCATCCACTACAGACTTATCGCAAAAGAGCAAAAAGCCGAAGAGAAAAAGAAAAGCCAGGAGACAAATGGTGGGGAAGCCGAGCACAAAGTCAACAATGAACTCTCAGTCCTTCCTCAGAATTCTGATGATGTAGTCAAGGAAGAGGAAAGCAACATCTGA